A genomic segment from bacterium encodes:
- a CDS encoding extracellular solute-binding protein, translated as MKKFLVVALCLAVVPCAYGADMAKAKAEGKANFYANITAVEPIMEAFKVSQGVEGIYTRISTSKYLSTVITEFEAGKLAADVLQGPLPILQTLKDNGVLVPYRSPSAAGYPDWARADDTIVQFGIEYVAPIYNKELVKAADVPKTYMDLADPRWKDKIVMPNPSTHATTISWLVGLKEMKIFASDDEWMKFVKGLAANRPMFVASFGPSPAPVESGEKLIAISMPKYIITHAPAPLDWARVGTILGSPRGIAIAARAPHPEAAKVFMDYWLSGAAMKLLADKVGEYVLTPGVFPPIDGISGAKVLPIRELSDDEIKSWGEEFRKIFEGV; from the coding sequence ATGAAGAAATTTCTGGTCGTTGCGTTGTGTCTGGCCGTGGTTCCGTGTGCCTACGGGGCAGACATGGCAAAGGCGAAGGCGGAAGGCAAGGCGAACTTTTACGCCAACATCACCGCGGTTGAGCCCATTATGGAGGCGTTCAAGGTGAGCCAGGGTGTCGAGGGTATTTACACCCGCATTTCCACTTCAAAATATCTCTCTACGGTCATTACCGAGTTTGAAGCAGGCAAGTTGGCGGCCGACGTGCTCCAGGGCCCCCTGCCCATCCTCCAGACCCTCAAGGATAATGGAGTTCTGGTGCCCTACAGGTCCCCATCGGCGGCCGGGTACCCCGACTGGGCCCGGGCGGACGATACCATCGTACAGTTCGGCATCGAATACGTCGCACCTATCTACAACAAGGAGCTGGTCAAGGCCGCCGACGTGCCGAAGACCTACATGGACCTGGCGGATCCCAGGTGGAAGGACAAGATCGTCATGCCCAACCCCTCCACCCACGCCACGACCATCTCGTGGCTGGTAGGTCTGAAGGAGATGAAGATCTTTGCCTCCGACGATGAGTGGATGAAGTTCGTCAAGGGGCTGGCGGCCAACCGTCCCATGTTCGTGGCCTCCTTCGGCCCCTCCCCGGCCCCGGTGGAGAGCGGCGAGAAACTCATCGCCATCTCCATGCCCAAGTACATCATCACCCACGCCCCCGCGCCACTTGACTGGGCCAGGGTCGGCACCATCCTCGGCTCGCCCCGCGGTATCGCCATCGCCGCCAGGGCCCCGCACCCGGAAGCCGCCAAAGTGTTCATGGACTACTGGCTTTCAGGGGCTGCCATGAAGCTGCTGGCGGACAAGGTCGGCGAGTACGTGCTGACGCCTGGCGTGTTCCCGCCCATTGACGGCATCAGTGGCGCAAAGGTTCTCCCCATCCGGGAACTGTCCGATGACGAGATCAAGAGCTGGGGAGAGGAGTTCAGGAAGATCTTCGAGGGCGTGTGA